In Phlebotomus papatasi isolate M1 chromosome 1, Ppap_2.1, whole genome shotgun sequence, the following proteins share a genomic window:
- the LOC129810178 gene encoding uncharacterized protein LOC129810178: MMMTKGKTIVKKCQLWVILYLIVGLVNCVECQNDTNRKLIRRKRYLTFPEGSSLQVIYDQTIPTVALPLVFTVGVTVAIAYELPSKPFSELAEDFRNKFKVLKNDNTSKSDNIKHITYTSNIDWKKLYKSENKHNLYYLDKPQLPSSVQYEIRRKDPPQIYYENNRPNPWITSDKFNYYFSGNRNNYGNEDKKFNYIKMLANQYAAASIPKNTKKENINRSFSRKLPHRKHLIQPVFGKRSIKDDDDDDDEAELHKIYHISTRQQLYGSIERYLEDKGISGRGCVLKSLCESRNNKDLPNTFIGAILKSIFRLPKLDLVGENDIRDYMKAHHEVNDCTETYSICKSSFWASEFVK, from the exons ATGATGATGACCAAGGGAAAGACAATAGTGAAGAAATGTCAATTATGGGTTATTCTCTATTTGATCGTTGGACTGGTAAATTGTGTTGAGTGCCAAAATGATACCAATAGAAAGTTAATCAGAAGAAAGCGCTATTTAACCTTTCCTGAAGGGAGTTCCCTGCAAGTTATCTATGATCAAACTATCCCTACAGTTGCCCTACCCTTAGTTTTTACAGTTGGTGTAACAGTTGCTATTGCCTATGAATTGCCATCGAAACCCTTTAGTGAATTGGCTGAGGATTTCCGGAATAAATTTAAAGTGCTTAAGAATGATAATACATCCAAATCTGATAATATCAAACATATAACATATACGTCGAATATCGATTGGAAAAAGCTCTACAAAAGTGAAAATAAACACAATCTATATTATCTGGATAAGCCACAACTTCCCTCAAGTGTTCAGTATGAGATTAGGCGAAAGGATCCACCACAGATATACTACGAGAACAATAGACCCAATCCTTGGATAACTAGCGATAAGTTTAACTACTATTTCAGTGGAAATCGCAATAATTATGGCAATGAAgataagaaatttaattatatcaaAATGTTAGCTAATCAGTATGCTGCTGCATCGATCCCCAAGAACACAAAGAAGGAGAATATTAATAG GAGCTTTAGCAGAAAGTTACCTCATCGAAAGCACTTAATTCAACCTGTTTTTGGGAAAAGAAGTATCAAGgatgacgatgatgatgatgatgaagctGAACTCCACAAAATCTACCACATTTCGACAAGGCAACAACTCTATGGTAGCATAGAGAGATATCTGGAAGA CAAAGGAATATCCGGAAGGGGATGTGTTCTAAAATCCCTCTGTGAGTCTCGAAATAACAAAGATTTGCCAAACACTTTCATTGGAGCCATTCTTAAAAGCATTTTTCG GCTTCCCAAACTCGATCTTGTTGGAGAAAATGATATAAGAGATTACATGAAAGCTCATCATGAAGTGAATGACTGTACTGAGACGTATTCCATCTGCAAAAGCAGTTTCTGGGCATCTGAATTTGTTAAATAA